In the Candidatus Electrothrix rattekaaiensis genome, one interval contains:
- a CDS encoding electron transfer flavoprotein subunit alpha — translation MLIVNSETCIGCGVCEANCAFGAITVEDGIAVVGESCTLCGSCVDNCEVGALRIEGAEKKVQADLSAWSGIWVFAEARHGKIAPVAFELLGIGRQLADQRKAPLTAVLLGADLRDKTDELIAAGADKVLLADDPALAQYREDVYGKVLEHLITKYKPEVLLAGATAIGRSVIPQVATALGAGLTADCTDLAIRPEDGVLLQTRPAFGGNIMATIECPRSRPQMSTVRPNVMAPAEADTSRTGEVIEVELSQGLLSSKVEVLETVLCEEEQGNIRESEVLVSGGRGMENEKGFALLRELAGELHGTVSASRAAVDAGWIGYPCQVGQTGKTVSPKLYIACGISGAVQHTVGMQSAETIVAINRDEKAPIFDLATYGLVGDLFEILPLLTQKIKEQRGHVS, via the coding sequence ATGCTCATAGTTAATAGCGAAACATGTATAGGATGCGGCGTTTGCGAAGCCAACTGCGCCTTCGGGGCAATTACCGTAGAAGACGGCATTGCCGTGGTCGGTGAGAGCTGCACCCTCTGCGGTTCCTGCGTGGACAACTGCGAAGTTGGGGCACTCCGCATTGAAGGGGCTGAGAAAAAAGTACAGGCCGATCTCTCTGCGTGGTCCGGCATCTGGGTCTTTGCGGAAGCTAGGCACGGGAAGATTGCCCCGGTGGCCTTTGAACTTTTGGGCATTGGTAGGCAATTGGCTGATCAACGCAAGGCTCCTCTGACAGCGGTTCTGCTCGGAGCAGACCTGCGTGATAAGACGGATGAGCTGATTGCGGCAGGCGCGGATAAGGTCTTGTTGGCTGATGACCCCGCCTTGGCGCAGTACCGTGAAGATGTCTACGGTAAGGTCTTGGAGCATCTGATTACCAAGTATAAGCCCGAGGTACTGCTGGCTGGAGCAACAGCCATTGGTCGTTCAGTTATTCCGCAAGTGGCGACCGCCTTGGGAGCCGGACTGACAGCGGACTGTACCGATTTGGCCATTCGCCCGGAAGATGGAGTCCTCCTCCAGACCAGACCAGCCTTTGGCGGCAATATTATGGCGACCATTGAGTGTCCTCGTTCGCGGCCACAGATGTCCACTGTCCGTCCCAATGTTATGGCCCCGGCTGAGGCTGATACTTCTCGAACAGGTGAGGTTATCGAAGTCGAGCTTTCCCAAGGACTTCTGTCCTCTAAAGTTGAGGTATTGGAAACAGTGCTCTGCGAAGAAGAGCAGGGGAATATCCGCGAATCGGAAGTTTTGGTCAGCGGCGGTCGGGGTATGGAAAACGAAAAGGGTTTTGCATTGCTTCGGGAGCTTGCCGGAGAATTGCACGGAACCGTGTCCGCCTCCAGAGCTGCGGTGGATGCCGGTTGGATCGGCTATCCCTGTCAGGTGGGGCAGACCGGTAAGACCGTCAGTCCAAAACTGTACATTGCCTGCGGAATATCTGGAGCTGTACAGCACACGGTGGGGATGCAATCTGCTGAAACTATTGTGGCGATCAACCGGGACGAAAAAGCACCGATTTTTGATCTTGCCACCTATGGACTGGTGGGGGATTTGTTTGAAATTTTGCCTTTGTTAACCCAAAAGATAAAGGAGCAGCGCGGTCATGTCTCTTGA
- the fabG gene encoding 3-oxoacyl-ACP reductase FabG, which produces MSLDGKIVLVTGGSRGIGRAICLHLATQGAMIGINYVSNSTAAEEVLAEITAQGGKGFISGFDVADSTIVQQAIKDITAEHGGVDILVNNAGITRDGLMARMKDDDWDAVLNTNLKGAFTCSKAAMRGMMKKRWGRIINITSVIGFLGNAGQVNYASAKAGLVGLTKSMARELAGRQITVNCVAPGYIVTDMTSELTEDIQESIKAQIPLGSLGTPEDVAGAVAYLASEESRYMTGQTLHVNGGMYMGN; this is translated from the coding sequence ATGTCTCTTGATGGAAAAATAGTACTGGTGACCGGCGGCAGCCGGGGAATTGGACGGGCCATCTGCCTGCATCTGGCTACCCAGGGGGCAATGATCGGCATTAATTATGTGAGCAACTCCACCGCTGCTGAAGAAGTCTTAGCTGAGATAACCGCCCAGGGCGGCAAAGGTTTTATCAGCGGTTTTGACGTTGCAGACAGCACGATAGTTCAGCAAGCGATCAAAGATATCACTGCCGAACATGGCGGGGTGGATATTTTGGTGAACAATGCCGGAATTACCAGAGACGGGCTCATGGCCCGGATGAAAGATGATGACTGGGATGCCGTCTTGAACACCAATCTCAAAGGTGCTTTTACCTGTTCCAAAGCAGCTATGCGGGGTATGATGAAAAAACGCTGGGGTCGGATTATCAATATTACCTCAGTCATCGGTTTTCTCGGTAATGCCGGGCAGGTGAACTACGCTTCGGCCAAGGCCGGGCTGGTCGGATTGACCAAGTCTATGGCCAGAGAATTGGCCGGGCGTCAGATCACCGTCAACTGCGTGGCACCTGGATATATTGTAACTGATATGACCAGCGAGCTCACCGAGGATATTCAGGAGAGTATCAAAGCACAAATACCCTTGGGTAGCTTGGGCACACCGGAAGATGTAGCTGGAGCTGTGGCTTACTTGGCTTCGGAAGAGAGCCGATATATGACAGGCCAAACTCTGCATGTCAACGGCGGGATGTACATGGGGAATTAA
- a CDS encoding PIN domain-containing protein gives MYLFDTNIFLEILLSQEKSSECKKILTDKAGEIFISDFSLHSIGVILFRHDKGDVFNKFTEDILPNVDVISLSTGSYKKLSILKNKYNLDFDDAYQYKVAKENDLSIVTIDKDFRRVEKKIKVKFI, from the coding sequence ATGTATTTATTCGATACGAATATTTTTCTGGAGATCCTCTTATCCCAAGAAAAATCTTCTGAGTGCAAGAAAATATTAACCGATAAAGCGGGAGAAATATTTATTTCTGATTTCTCACTGCATTCCATAGGCGTAATCCTTTTTCGGCACGATAAGGGGGATGTATTCAACAAATTTACAGAAGATATTCTTCCCAACGTTGACGTTATTTCGTTGTCAACAGGATCATATAAGAAATTATCCATATTGAAAAATAAATACAATTTAGACTTTGATGATGCCTATCAATACAAGGTTGCAAAAGAAAATGATCTTTCTATTGTGACTATTGACAAAGATTTCAGACGGGTTGAAAAGAAAATTAAAGTTAAGTTTATTTAA
- the fabF gene encoding beta-ketoacyl-ACP synthase II, translating to MVNNAQRRVVVTGVGLVTPLGTGTDKTWQGLINGQSGIGPITRFDASAHTSQIAAEVKDFNPDLWFEKKQAKQLDHFVQYGIAAADMAVKASGLEITEEMAERIGVVTGCGMGGLPTIEEYHSVLLNRGPRRITPFLVPRMIPNMPSGHISMYLNAKGPNLALSTACAAGTHAVGEAYRHIVFGDCDVAVTGGTESVICPLAVGGFASMKALSTRNDDPEHASRPFDKDRDGFVIAEGAGMIVLEELEFARARGAEILAEMVGYGQSSDAYHIAAPPEDGEGAARCMKMALRNAGMNPDEIDYINAHGTSTPLNDRCETAAIKTVFGDQSYKLAVSSTKSMTGHMLGGAGGIEAAFTALTLHHQCIAPTINLENPDPDCDLDYVPKTAREVSIRAAMSNSFGFGGTNGVIIMKRFEG from the coding sequence ATGGTCAATAATGCACAGCGGCGGGTTGTTGTTACCGGAGTCGGATTAGTCACTCCCCTCGGAACTGGGACTGACAAAACATGGCAGGGGCTGATAAATGGGCAGAGCGGTATCGGCCCTATTACCCGTTTTGACGCATCCGCACATACCTCTCAAATTGCCGCCGAGGTGAAGGACTTCAACCCTGACCTCTGGTTTGAAAAAAAACAGGCAAAACAACTGGATCATTTTGTTCAATATGGTATTGCCGCCGCTGACATGGCTGTTAAAGCCAGTGGTTTGGAGATTACCGAGGAAATGGCCGAGCGTATCGGGGTTGTCACCGGATGCGGTATGGGCGGCCTGCCCACTATTGAGGAGTACCATAGCGTCCTGTTGAACAGAGGGCCGCGTCGGATCACCCCTTTTTTGGTGCCTCGGATGATCCCGAATATGCCATCAGGTCATATTTCCATGTATCTTAATGCCAAGGGGCCGAACCTCGCCTTGTCTACAGCCTGTGCCGCCGGAACCCATGCGGTGGGTGAAGCGTATCGTCATATTGTGTTCGGCGATTGTGATGTAGCAGTCACAGGTGGAACAGAATCGGTTATATGTCCTTTGGCGGTCGGTGGCTTCGCATCAATGAAGGCCTTGTCCACCCGCAATGATGATCCAGAGCATGCTTCTCGCCCTTTTGACAAAGATCGAGATGGATTTGTCATCGCAGAAGGTGCTGGCATGATTGTTCTGGAGGAACTTGAATTTGCCCGCGCCCGTGGAGCTGAAATTCTGGCTGAGATGGTTGGGTACGGTCAATCCAGCGATGCCTATCATATAGCAGCTCCCCCGGAAGACGGAGAAGGGGCGGCGCGTTGTATGAAGATGGCTCTGCGTAATGCAGGCATGAATCCTGATGAGATTGACTACATCAATGCCCACGGAACCTCTACGCCACTCAATGATCGTTGCGAAACCGCCGCGATTAAGACCGTTTTTGGTGACCAGTCCTATAAGCTGGCTGTCAGCTCAACCAAGTCCATGACCGGCCATATGCTCGGTGGAGCCGGAGGCATTGAGGCGGCTTTTACCGCTTTGACCCTGCACCATCAATGTATTGCGCCGACCATTAATCTGGAGAACCCAGACCCTGACTGTGATCTTGACTATGTGCCTAAGACAGCCCGTGAAGTCTCGATTCGTGCGGCAATGTCCAACTCCTTTGGCTTTGGCGGCACCAACGGGGTCATCATCATGAAACGGTTTGAAGGCTGA
- a CDS encoding restriction endonuclease — MAAKITPRFVELTYEAALKSYWRRMALRKFLRASHVSERFITTWAEDESKRDLLDRLFEKLQATDKGKIVIFQMARSLSEQTTFPDLRNWEDSSLKIQEAHKAVQELKAYLKQKNKEFEDEREKKEAQKRARKERERIQRSLTDKEKLQQRLNAMHSKVGTQEGGYEFEEWFYELLDFSEIINRRPYKSNGRQIDGSLTLDGTTYLVELKFTKKQSGATDIDSLKAKVNKMADNTMGIIVSISGYSSVAISEASGSKTTLIILDATHLYLFLTGSISFTDIVLRIRRHASQTGAAYLPTNEFDG; from the coding sequence TTGGCGGCGAAAATAACACCACGTTTTGTTGAGCTTACATATGAAGCTGCCCTTAAATCTTACTGGCGGCGGATGGCTCTTAGAAAGTTTCTACGTGCTTCTCATGTTTCGGAACGTTTCATAACGACTTGGGCAGAAGATGAATCAAAAAGGGATTTGCTTGATAGGTTATTTGAAAAATTGCAAGCAACAGATAAAGGAAAAATTGTCATTTTCCAAATGGCAAGAAGCTTGTCAGAACAAACAACCTTTCCAGATTTAAGAAACTGGGAAGATTCGTCCCTGAAGATCCAAGAGGCACATAAAGCAGTTCAAGAACTTAAAGCCTATTTAAAGCAAAAAAATAAAGAATTTGAAGACGAGCGAGAGAAGAAAGAAGCTCAGAAAAGGGCAAGAAAAGAAAGAGAAAGGATTCAACGTTCACTCACTGATAAAGAAAAGTTACAGCAAAGACTGAATGCTATGCATTCAAAGGTTGGAACTCAGGAAGGTGGCTATGAATTTGAAGAGTGGTTTTATGAACTGTTAGATTTTTCTGAAATAATTAACAGAAGGCCATATAAAAGCAATGGCAGGCAAATTGACGGTTCATTAACTCTTGACGGTACTACATATCTCGTAGAATTAAAGTTCACAAAAAAACAATCAGGCGCAACGGATATTGATTCACTAAAAGCCAAAGTCAATAAAATGGCTGACAACACAATGGGGATCATAGTCTCAATATCTGGTTATAGTAGCGTGGCGATTAGTGAGGCATCTGGAAGTAAAACTACTCTTATTATTCTGGATGCAACTCACTTATATTTATTTTTAACTGGATCAATTAGTTTTACTGACATAGTTTTAAGGATTAGAAGACATGCGTCGCAAACTGGAGCCGCATACTTGCCGACAAATGAATTTGATGGTTAG
- a CDS encoding acyl-CoA dehydrogenase family protein: protein MDYFLTEEQQMIKDTARELSEEKIIPKRAELDEKNEFAGAILKDIAQADLFSIFVPEEYGGFGGGCFETVLALEELARGCVGVATSFAANGLGILPVLIAGSKEMKEKYLPSLAEGSSWAAFGLTEAGAGSDAAGIKTTAVLDGDEWVLNGTKQWITNGGEAQIYSILALTNPEKGIRGASLFLVEDGDPGFSYGKKEDKMGIRASATRELIMKDCRIPKDRLIGKKGTGFITVMKTLDVSRPSIASLAVGLGQAALDEAAVYAKQRVQFGKPVISFQAVQHMLADMAIQVEAARSLVYNTAKHIDAHPKDMSKSSSMCKVFATDMAMKVTTDAVQVMGGYGYMKEYPVEKMMRDAKILQIYEGTNQIQRNVIGQELNKEYA from the coding sequence GTGGATTATTTTCTGACTGAAGAACAACAAATGATCAAGGATACCGCCCGTGAGCTTTCGGAGGAAAAGATCATTCCCAAGCGGGCAGAGCTTGATGAAAAAAATGAATTTGCAGGGGCAATCCTTAAAGATATAGCCCAGGCAGACCTGTTTTCCATCTTTGTTCCAGAGGAATATGGTGGTTTCGGCGGTGGTTGTTTTGAAACTGTTCTGGCCTTGGAGGAACTGGCTAGGGGGTGCGTGGGTGTGGCTACCAGCTTTGCTGCCAACGGCTTGGGTATTTTACCTGTGCTGATTGCGGGCAGTAAAGAGATGAAAGAAAAATATCTGCCCTCTCTTGCCGAGGGATCAAGCTGGGCTGCCTTTGGTTTAACTGAGGCCGGTGCAGGCTCTGATGCAGCCGGTATCAAGACGACCGCAGTGCTTGATGGTGATGAATGGGTATTGAACGGCACCAAACAATGGATCACCAACGGCGGTGAGGCACAAATCTACTCGATTCTCGCCCTGACCAATCCGGAAAAAGGTATTCGCGGAGCCTCGCTTTTTCTCGTTGAAGACGGCGATCCCGGTTTTTCCTACGGGAAAAAAGAAGATAAGATGGGAATTCGGGCATCAGCCACTCGTGAGCTGATCATGAAAGACTGTCGTATTCCCAAGGATCGCCTGATCGGAAAAAAGGGTACCGGATTTATCACGGTTATGAAAACTCTGGATGTTTCACGCCCCAGTATTGCGTCCCTTGCTGTTGGTCTGGGGCAGGCAGCTCTTGATGAAGCAGCAGTCTATGCCAAGCAGCGGGTTCAGTTCGGCAAACCGGTCATCAGCTTTCAGGCTGTGCAGCATATGCTGGCGGACATGGCTATTCAGGTTGAGGCTGCCCGAAGTTTGGTGTACAACACAGCTAAGCATATTGACGCCCATCCCAAGGATATGAGCAAGAGTTCGTCCATGTGTAAGGTTTTTGCCACGGATATGGCCATGAAAGTGACCACGGATGCTGTGCAGGTCATGGGCGGCTACGGGTATATGAAGGAGTATCCGGTGGAGAAGATGATGCGGGATGCCAAGATTCTCCAGATTTACGAGGGAACCAATCAGATTCAGCGGAATGTGATCGGGCAGGAACTCAATAAGGAATATGCGTAA
- the glyA gene encoding serine hydroxymethyltransferase, with the protein MATLKEIDPDIYKQIQYELERQANQLELIASENIVSPAVLEAQGSIFTNKYAEGYPNRRYYGGCDHADVVETLACERAKELFNAEYANVQPHSGSQSNMAVYFATLKPGDKVLGMDLAHGGHLTHGATVSFSGKLFNFISYGVKRDTETIDMAEVERIAFENRPKMIVAGASAYPRVIDFEGFRHIADQIGALFMVDMAHIAGLVAAGVHPSPVPYADFVTTTTHKTLRGPRGGLILAKKKFAKALDSNIFPGIQGGPLVHVIAAKAVSFKEAMTEEYRQYQKQVVINAAALAARLAEHGFRIVSGGTDNHLLLIDLSSKNLTGKDAEERLEAAGLTVNKNAIPFDKQSRFVTSGIRIGTPAVTTRGLKEPEMVMIGDWINRVLTSGEEEAAQVRQEVRQLCGTVPLYPEIVRDASL; encoded by the coding sequence ATGGCAACGCTCAAAGAAATAGACCCGGATATATATAAACAGATTCAATATGAACTTGAGCGTCAGGCCAATCAGCTGGAACTGATCGCTTCGGAGAATATTGTTTCCCCGGCGGTGCTGGAGGCCCAAGGCTCCATTTTTACCAACAAATATGCGGAAGGCTATCCCAACAGGCGCTATTACGGCGGCTGCGACCATGCCGATGTGGTGGAAACCTTAGCCTGTGAACGTGCCAAAGAACTGTTCAACGCCGAATACGCCAACGTGCAGCCGCATTCCGGTAGCCAATCCAACATGGCTGTGTATTTTGCCACCCTGAAACCGGGGGACAAGGTATTGGGCATGGATCTTGCTCACGGTGGGCATCTGACTCATGGAGCCACTGTTTCTTTTTCCGGCAAACTGTTCAATTTTATCTCCTACGGTGTCAAGCGGGATACAGAAACCATTGATATGGCGGAAGTGGAACGGATCGCCTTTGAGAATCGTCCCAAGATGATCGTGGCCGGAGCAAGTGCCTATCCCCGTGTTATTGATTTTGAAGGCTTTCGTCATATAGCGGATCAGATCGGTGCGCTGTTCATGGTGGATATGGCCCATATTGCCGGTTTGGTAGCGGCAGGTGTGCATCCTTCACCGGTACCCTATGCCGATTTTGTCACCACCACGACCCATAAGACCCTGCGGGGCCCGCGAGGCGGCTTGATTCTGGCGAAGAAAAAATTTGCCAAGGCATTGGATTCCAATATCTTCCCCGGAATTCAAGGCGGGCCGCTTGTTCACGTGATTGCCGCCAAGGCCGTCAGCTTTAAGGAGGCAATGACCGAGGAGTACCGACAATATCAGAAGCAGGTTGTGATTAATGCAGCTGCTCTGGCGGCTCGCTTGGCTGAGCATGGCTTCCGGATCGTCTCTGGAGGAACAGATAACCATCTCCTTCTTATTGATCTGAGCAGCAAGAATCTTACTGGCAAAGACGCTGAGGAACGTCTGGAGGCGGCAGGATTAACCGTGAATAAGAATGCTATTCCTTTTGATAAACAATCACGATTTGTGACCAGCGGTATCCGTATCGGCACCCCGGCTGTCACCACTAGGGGGCTGAAAGAGCCGGAGATGGTTATGATCGGTGACTGGATTAATCGGGTACTTACCTCAGGAGAAGAAGAGGCGGCTCAGGTGCGGCAGGAAGTCCGGCAACTTTGTGGGACTGTTCCCCTGTACCCGGAGATTGTCCGGGATGCTTCGCTCTGA
- the rpiB gene encoding ribose 5-phosphate isomerase B yields the protein MKIAVGSDHGGFELKEQVVQFLGELGHEVESVGCHSLESVDYPDFADKVCTAVRTETCDCGILVCGTGIGMSIAANRHKEIRAALCHEAFTARMSREHNNANVLCLGERVIGSEVALDIVRTWVATEFAGGRHQRRLDMFS from the coding sequence ATGAAAATTGCAGTAGGCAGTGACCACGGCGGCTTTGAGCTGAAGGAGCAGGTTGTTCAATTTCTGGGGGAACTCGGGCATGAGGTTGAGTCTGTGGGCTGCCACTCCTTGGAGTCTGTTGATTATCCGGATTTTGCTGATAAAGTTTGCACGGCTGTACGAACAGAAACCTGCGACTGCGGGATTTTGGTCTGCGGAACCGGCATCGGCATGTCCATTGCCGCAAACCGGCATAAGGAAATCCGGGCGGCTCTCTGTCATGAAGCCTTTACCGCCAGAATGAGCCGGGAGCATAATAATGCGAATGTGCTCTGTCTTGGCGAGCGGGTGATCGGTTCGGAAGTCGCTTTGGATATCGTCAGAACCTGGGTGGCAACGGAGTTTGCCGGTGGTCGGCATCAACGACGATTGGATATGTTCAGTTAG
- a CDS encoding DUF2281 domain-containing protein yields MNTHLAERKFNTLPDDLKREVLNFMDFLLAKRKRGKISRPGKFEFSWEGGLSNLKDKYNSVELQHQSMDWR; encoded by the coding sequence ATGAATACACATTTAGCAGAACGCAAGTTTAATACATTGCCGGACGATTTAAAAAGGGAAGTGTTAAATTTCATGGATTTTCTCTTGGCGAAACGAAAAAGGGGAAAAATATCACGCCCTGGTAAATTTGAATTTTCTTGGGAAGGAGGATTATCTAACTTAAAAGATAAATATAATTCTGTTGAGTTGCAGCATCAATCAATGGATTGGCGATAA
- the nrdR gene encoding transcriptional regulator NrdR: MKCPYCGQLDNRVIDSRLNKDKTITRRRRHCDACDQRFTTYERIEMMLPMLVKKDGRREAWDRGKMILGLEKACEKRPVSLEDIDCFVDGIEHRLQDAGGKELSTSQLGEWVMETLPQLDEVAYVRFASVYRQFKDVNEFMDELKYFLGKQG, encoded by the coding sequence ATGAAATGCCCCTACTGCGGTCAGCTGGACAACCGGGTTATTGACTCCCGCCTGAATAAGGATAAAACCATCACTAGGCGGCGACGGCATTGCGATGCCTGTGATCAGCGCTTCACCACCTATGAGCGCATTGAAATGATGCTGCCTATGCTGGTGAAAAAAGACGGGCGGCGGGAGGCATGGGACAGAGGCAAGATGATTCTCGGCCTGGAAAAGGCATGTGAAAAACGCCCGGTGAGTTTGGAAGATATTGATTGTTTTGTGGACGGGATTGAACACAGGCTGCAAGATGCGGGCGGTAAAGAGCTTTCCACCTCTCAGCTCGGAGAATGGGTTATGGAGACTCTTCCCCAGCTGGATGAAGTCGCCTATGTTCGTTTCGCTTCAGTGTACCGCCAGTTCAAGGACGTGAACGAGTTTATGGATGAACTTAAATATTTCCTGGGTAAGCAGGGTTAA
- a CDS encoding electron transfer flavoprotein subunit beta/FixA family protein has product MNIVVCIKQVPDAKNVRLDPKTNTLSREGVQSIMNPFDRHALEEGVSLKEKVGGKVTVLSMGPPQAEEILREAIACGADEGVLVSDRAFAGADTWATSYTLAKAVETVGNADLILCGKQAIDGDTAQVGPGLASRLNLPYVTCVQKTREVSETAIQVERMMDDGYDVVQLPLPALLTVVKDINEPRVPSLKGKMRAKKAEIKVLSAADIGAEADCIGLAGSPTQVAKVFSPEPRGERRVFSGTVEEQVEQLVKEIREYL; this is encoded by the coding sequence ATGAATATCGTCGTCTGTATAAAACAGGTGCCTGATGCCAAAAACGTTCGGCTAGACCCCAAGACAAATACCTTGTCCAGGGAGGGCGTGCAATCGATCATGAATCCCTTTGATCGCCATGCCTTGGAAGAGGGTGTCAGCTTAAAAGAAAAAGTCGGTGGTAAGGTTACCGTGCTTTCTATGGGGCCGCCCCAGGCTGAAGAAATTCTGCGTGAGGCCATTGCCTGCGGTGCCGATGAAGGGGTGCTGGTGTCCGACCGGGCCTTTGCCGGGGCTGATACCTGGGCGACCTCCTACACCTTGGCAAAAGCGGTTGAGACGGTAGGAAATGCTGATCTGATCCTTTGCGGAAAACAGGCTATTGACGGCGATACGGCCCAGGTCGGACCGGGACTGGCCTCCCGTTTGAACCTGCCTTATGTGACCTGTGTGCAAAAAACCCGCGAAGTGAGCGAGACGGCCATTCAGGTGGAACGCATGATGGATGACGGCTATGATGTGGTGCAGCTCCCCCTTCCTGCCTTGCTCACGGTGGTGAAAGATATCAATGAGCCTCGGGTTCCTTCGCTGAAAGGTAAGATGAGGGCGAAAAAGGCGGAGATTAAGGTTTTGTCTGCCGCCGATATCGGAGCTGAAGCAGATTGCATCGGTCTTGCCGGTTCGCCTACCCAGGTGGCGAAGGTCTTTTCTCCTGAACCGCGCGGGGAACGGCGGGTGTTCTCCGGTACTGTTGAAGAGCAGGTTGAGCAGTTGGTGAAGGAGATCAGGGAGTATTTGTAG
- a CDS encoding DNA adenine methylase: MKIPHPIQYQGSKRNLAPVILKYFPEKVERLIEPFAGTGAVSVACASAGGAEKYWLNDHNRPLSELLELIISKPEEVSDYYDGLWNQQHSDSVVHYYQVREKFNKTAHPKLFLYLLSRCVKGSVRYNREGYFNQSPDKRRKGAKPDTMRKNIFGVSSLLKNKTVISSLHYREMISEIHKKDLVYMDPPYQGVCRDKDSRYSSGIDYIEFVDFLEQLNIKGTPYIISYDGKCGKKIYGEQLPESLGLQRIEIEAGRSSQATLLGKKDITYESLYLSESLLQLIDIRSENYRKRRYGQLMLLEKEAAYA; the protein is encoded by the coding sequence ATGAAAATCCCGCATCCTATTCAATATCAAGGCAGCAAAAGAAATTTAGCCCCTGTTATTTTAAAATATTTTCCTGAAAAAGTTGAAAGGTTGATTGAGCCTTTTGCCGGAACAGGTGCGGTCAGTGTTGCCTGCGCCTCTGCCGGAGGTGCTGAAAAATATTGGCTGAATGATCATAACAGGCCGCTTTCCGAGCTGCTTGAGTTGATTATCAGCAAGCCTGAAGAGGTGTCGGATTATTATGATGGATTGTGGAATCAGCAGCACTCCGACAGTGTGGTACATTATTATCAGGTGCGCGAAAAGTTCAACAAAACAGCTCATCCGAAACTGTTTCTTTATCTTCTGTCCAGATGCGTGAAAGGCTCGGTACGTTATAACCGAGAGGGATATTTTAATCAGAGCCCTGATAAAAGAAGAAAAGGTGCAAAGCCGGATACTATGCGAAAAAATATTTTTGGAGTCTCTTCTCTGTTGAAGAACAAAACGGTCATTTCCAGTCTGCATTACAGGGAGATGATTTCAGAAATACACAAGAAAGATTTAGTGTATATGGACCCTCCGTACCAAGGAGTATGCAGAGACAAGGACAGCAGATACTCTTCAGGTATTGATTATATTGAGTTTGTTGATTTTTTGGAACAACTGAACATAAAAGGCACACCGTATATTATCAGTTACGACGGTAAATGCGGCAAAAAAATATATGGTGAACAGTTACCGGAGAGTCTGGGATTACAAAGAATTGAGATAGAGGCGGGAAGATCATCACAGGCAACTTTGTTGGGAAAAAAAGATATTACGTATGAATCCCTTTATCTTTCCGAATCGCTCTTGCAGCTCATTGATATTCGATCTGAAAATTATAGAAAACGGCGTTATGGGCAATTGATGCTTCTTGAAAAAGAAGCCGCTTATGCCTAA
- the acpP gene encoding acyl carrier protein, translating to MAVAEKMIDIIEEQLSVDKEKIVPGASFVDDLGADSLDLVELIMAMEEEFEVEIPDEDAEKISTVQAAIDYVGKMQA from the coding sequence ATGGCAGTTGCAGAAAAAATGATCGACATTATTGAAGAACAGCTTAGTGTTGACAAAGAAAAAATAGTTCCTGGTGCATCTTTTGTTGATGATCTCGGTGCGGATTCCCTTGATCTGGTCGAACTGATCATGGCTATGGAAGAAGAGTTTGAGGTCGAGATCCCTGATGAAGATGCAGAGAAAATTTCAACTGTCCAGGCTGCAATTGATTACGTCGGTAAAATGCAGGCATAA